GGATTCCAGCGGCATGCCAATTTTCAGACGGTTTTCAAATACACCTGCAATCATTGGTCTTTCTTCAGCTTTCTTCGCTTCTTTCTCGACGAGGGAAGCTTTGATGAGCCACTCCAAAACAGACATATTCCGTTCTGCCAGGCGGTTCGTGGTCTCAGATGTCAGCTCCTGTTTAAAACGCTGTAAAAATCGGTCAATGGTCTCTGAGGGTGTGGCTTTTTTGTCAAAAAAATACGTGTCGGGGAACAAAAAGCCTTCCAGCCGGTTTTCACCCAAAGGAATATCTGCCAAAAAACTGTAGTCATCCTGATCAAATCGTTTCATAGCGTCATAAAATTCATTCTTCGTGCCCAAGCTATTCTCGGCGAGCTTAGCGACAATCTGGGCAACTGTATATCCTTCCGGGATCGTAATCCGGACAACTTCCAGTTCCGGTCCTTTCATCAGTGTATCCAGGATCTCCCTGGCACTCATGGAAGGCGAAAGATAATATAACCCTGCAACCAACTTGGCATCAGCTTGGTTCATCCTGCATAACTGACGGAACACATTTGCCTCGCGAATCAAATGGTCAGTTTCAAGCTTGGCTGCAACTTCAGAGGCATTCATGCCAGGCTCCAGAACAAAGGCAACTTTATCGGAAGAATCGGAGACCGGCTTTAAATTTCCTGACCACCATAATCCGCCGGCTAACAGCACAAGCAGCAAAACCAAAACAATGCCAATCATATAATTTTTTCTTTTTACAGGAGCCTTTCGGCGTTTTCTCCTCACTTTACCTCTCTCTTTCCTTATCCTAGAATTTGGACGACTGAAACAATGATCGATTGCATCACAAACCTATCATGTGCTATTATACCTTTTTTTTCGTCAATAAGAAACTCACGCTTCCCAGCGTGAGTTTCTTAAATTATTTATGACTTTTAAGAACAAATTTTTGCTTATTCTTCGTCAAACTCGTCTTCCATTTCTTCCCAG
This genomic stretch from Dehalobacter sp. harbors:
- the mltG gene encoding endolytic transglycosylase MltG: MRRKRRKAPVKRKNYMIGIVLVLLLVLLAGGLWWSGNLKPVSDSSDKVAFVLEPGMNASEVAAKLETDHLIREANVFRQLCRMNQADAKLVAGLYYLSPSMSAREILDTLMKGPELEVVRITIPEGYTVAQIVAKLAENSLGTKNEFYDAMKRFDQDDYSFLADIPLGENRLEGFLFPDTYFFDKKATPSETIDRFLQRFKQELTSETTNRLAERNMSVLEWLIKASLVEKEAKKAEERPMIAGVFENRLKIGMPLESCATIQYILGEVKPVLTIADTQIDSPYNTYRHTGLPPGPIANPGHASLQAALYPKDTDYFFFVAKNDGSHAFAVTYEEHLKNVSIYQ